In Zingiber officinale cultivar Zhangliang chromosome 6A, Zo_v1.1, whole genome shotgun sequence, a single genomic region encodes these proteins:
- the LOC121997269 gene encoding uncharacterized protein LOC121997269, protein MAEEGKPDTQLFQLLSTLLEQVESLSNQEEVELRAKIEALGIEVTKVPPKPSTNLDELQIAAELDKLSAKLDEVDQMISSAMAADPQVQSLLSSTADVWMPVITANADERRAFTVSENENNHEGFHSQ, encoded by the exons ATGGCGGAAGAGGGAAAACCCGACACCCAGCTGTTCCAGCTTCTCTCTACCCTCCTCGAAcag GTGGAATCCTTAAGCAACCAAGAAGAAGTTGAACTCCGAGCCAAAATTGAAGCGCTTGGTATTGAAGTCACCAAGGTCCCTCCTAAACCATCTACTAACCTTGATGAG CTCCAAATAGCTGCGGAGTTGGACAAGCTCTCCGCGAAACTTGATGAAGTCGACCAGATGATATCTTCGGCTATGGCTGCAGATCCTCAGGTCCAGTCTCTCCTTAGCAGCACCGCTGATGTTTGGATGCCAGTTATCACTGCAAATGCTGATGAAAGGCGAGCTTTCACAGTTAGTGAGAATGAGAACAACCACGAGGGCTTTCACAGTCAGTGA